In Citrus sinensis cultivar Valencia sweet orange chromosome 2, DVS_A1.0, whole genome shotgun sequence, a single genomic region encodes these proteins:
- the LOC102619845 gene encoding 21 kDa protein-like, whose amino-acid sequence MKSPRPLILLSFLFSTFFLQLHAIPAAAPASYPPDTGSGNGTDFIRTSCNSTLYPEICYSTLSRYASTIQQDPAQLASVAIGVTLSKAKRMANYVSNISRQADYGSDQRAAAALHDCFSNFGDAVEEIYGSLKQMRQIRSAGTSRASFRFQMSNVQTWMSAALTDEETCTDGFEDVADGQMKEEVCDRVEYVKKLTSNALALVNRYAENGMN is encoded by the coding sequence ATGAAATCCCCACGTCCTCTAATTCTTCTCTCATTCCTCTTTTCAACTTTCTTCCTCCAGCTTCATGCAATCCCCGCCGCAGCCCCCGCAAGCTATCCACCTGACACCGGTTCCGGCAACGGCACCGACTTCATCCGTACAAGTTGCAACTCAACATTGTACCCCGAAATATGCTACTCCACTCTATCCCGCTACGCCAGCACCATCCAGCAGGACCCCGCTCAGCTTGCCAGCGTAGCCATCGGCGTGACGCTATCCAAAGCCAAGCGCATGGCTAATTACGTGTCCAACATCTCCCGCCAAGCCGACTACGGCTCCGACCAGCGAGCCGCAGCCGCTTTGCACGACTGTTTCTCCAACTTTGGGGACGCAGTCGAGGAGATTTACGGCTCGCTCAAGCAGATGCGCCAGATTAGGTCGGCTGGGACTTCCCGGGCCAGCTTTAGGTTTCAGATGAGCAATGTGCAGACGTGGATGAGCGCCGCGCTGACTGACGAGGAAACGTGCACGGACGGATTTGAGGATGTGGCTGATGGGCAAATGAAGGAGGAGGTTTGTGACAGGGTTGAGTATGTGAAGAAGTTGACGAGCAATGCACTTGCTCTTGTCAATCGTTATGCTGAGAATGGGATGAACTGA